A segment of the Bacillus thuringiensis genome:
CGAGGAGAATACTTCATTCCGCTCTTTTTTCTCTTATAGCTCGTTCTTTAGAAACACCTTGTGCCATGATTTGAGTTAAAGTTTCTGCATCGATACATAGCGTACTTACTTTATGCATAAACTGTTTTTGTAGTTTTTCATAGTGAGGCTATTGTGAGATTAAGAATTTCGAAGCACTAACTTTTTTAATTCATTTAATGAAACTACAATTGGATTTACAACTGCATTCATGGTTTTGTTGTAATCCAATGTTTTATTACTGTACCATATATCTTCCGATTCAACTGAAAGGCATGCATCAGCCTGGTGAGTAATAACAAATTCTATAGTTTTATTTGTGATAGCTGATTCAATCGGGTAATGTTGTCTGTAACCTAATGTGTTATCTACTACCAAAGCTCAATTGTAGTAAATCGCAGTTGCAATGTCTTGAAGTTCGTGAGGAAGAAAAACTTTAACTGATCGTGGCGCCCTTATTGTAGCAAAAATAACCATTATTCCTTTCTTCAGACACTCCAGTATAGCCTTTCTATTTCTTTCAGACACTTTCTTTTATGAATTTAAAAAAGTACCATCTAAGTCTAAAACGATTGCTTTAATCTTGGATTCTAATTCCACATGTATATCCCCTTATTTACCGTATAAACTCCTCCTTTTTATGTTCTATATCAAGTTATAAATCCCTGTATATTTCATACATGTGAGGTTAACATAACGTCTCATTATCAGTAGTGGAAAAAAGCTCACTTCTTATCTTTTTTCAAATAAGAAGCTAACTTTGTCGTTTTGGCGGTCTCCTACTTGAAAATAGTGATTTTTAGTTAAATTGTAATAACCTTAATATTGTGCAATAAAACAATTAGTAAATGGAACTAACTGCTTTATTACACATAACAAGCCCACGCTTACAGCAATGATTTGTAACCTTCAGTTACATACATAGTATAAATCACATTAGAAATAGTATGCAAAATGAAAACGGGTTTAAAAAGTATTTTATTTTTTGTACTTCTATATACAAATTATGTTTATCATTAAATGACCTTTTTATTTGTTATATAGAAAGAATGCAACTAATAAAAATATTAGATATTTAGCAAATTTGGATTAGCGATATGATAATGCTTGTTTCCCTAATGCTTCCCAGGATTGAATGAAGATATCTTGGCTCACTTTATGTCCTTTTTTCACAGTTAATGGGTCATTTATATAAATGTATTTGTCCTCCAAACCTACAATAACAACAGCGTGTAGATCCAAAGGAGCTGTAATTTTTTTGTCATCATGTTTCCAAGACTCCCATCTATCTGGAAGGCGATAATCTCCTGTAGTCCATACTACCACAGGTTTACCGAGCTTAATTTGAGCTAACACAGTATTAAAAGTTTTTCCTGTTAAGTTTACTGTACGATTTGGAAGATAACGTTCCATTAATTCTTGTAACGGTTGAACGTGGACAGCGTATCCCTTATTTTTCCCAGTTATATCTCCAACAAAGCCTTCTTTAGGATCTCCCCATTGAATGATGTCTCCACTTTTATTTGTAGACAGTGGGGTAGAATCTTTTTTTATCTCGTTAGCTAAATCCATTTTATTAACCTTAATGCCTGCATGCTGTAATACCATCGCTAAGCTTGTAACTTCGCATCCATATTTTAATTCTGGCTTTTGCGATATAAGCGGCACATCTAAAATGTTTTTTTTAGTGGATGAAGTGGGGGATGGTTGTAAGGGTTTACTTTTTGGAAATGAATGTGTTGTATTTTGAGTCAATTTGTTATCTTTTTGTTTAACTTGTAATTCATTCTTTTTAAGAGAGGGTGTTTTTTCTGAACATCCCGCTAAAATTAAAGATAAGGCATACAAAATTAGAAATCTTTTCATATCAATCACCTTTTTAAGATTACTTAATACCATAATATTCTACTATTCGATATTTTTAGAGGTGTAGAACGTTTAATAACCTTCATTTCGAGCAACTAAGTAAATTAACTATGTGTAGTAAAAAGACAGCCCACGCGTACTGAGTAATAATTTGGAACTTGAAGTTACAGTTATAGTATAAGCGAGTTGAGGAGAGCTATGCAGGAATAAAAAGTATTAAAAGCTTTATTCCAAAAGTGACTAGTGAAACATGTATATATCTGTCTTAAATGTTTAGAATGTTTCGTAGATCAAAATGAACTTTTTTAACATTTTATCTTTTGTGAAGAGGGAAATGAATATTGAATCCTTTAACAAAATAGAAAGGGAGTATATTTCTTTCTTTTTATACAAATTATTAAGGGGGAAATACTTATGAAATCAGTAGCTTTTACTAAGAGATTATAAATTGTTGAGGTGATTCAATACATGCCAAAGTTAGATGTAGAGGGGTGTAACCTTTACTACATAGCAAAGGGAGAAGGGACGCCTATCATTTTTATCCACCCACCTACACTTACCTGTGAAAATTTTGAATATCAACTAGAAGAATTATCTAGAAATTTCAAAGTAATCGCTTTTGATGTTAGAGGACATGGCAACAGTCAGAGTTCAAGTCAGCCAATTACGTATTCACTAATTGCTAAAGATATGAAGAGTTTACTGGATTATCTGGAAATAAAAAAGTCTTTTGTATGTGGGTATTCAACAGGAAGCTCAGTTGCCTTGGAATTTTTATTAACATATTCCGAAAATAGTTTAGGTGGGATTCTAATAGGTGGAATGTCAGAAGTGCGTCAAGGCTATTTAAAAAATAAGATTTCTCTTGGTGTTCAATTGGCGAAGGCAAGAGCAATTTCATTTTTAGCATTTGCCATTTCTTGGGGTAATTCCAATACAAATAAATTATTCAAAAAAATGTTTCGAGAAGCTCGGAAAGGTAATGCCAAAAATATCGAACAATATTATCGCTACAGTTTGCAATATAATTGTACCAATCAACTTAAAGACATTCATCTACCTATGTTGTTGGTTTATGGTGAAAATGACAAAACTTTTTATAGTCATGCAAACTTACTACATGAAGAATTGCCATGTAATGAATTAAGATTTATTACTGGTGCAAAACATCAAATACCAACAAAAGCGGCTACAGAGTTAAATCAAATGATTGAGCAGTTTGTTTGTACTCAGTCTAAGGTGCCTAAAGAAGTTCTTAAATCATAAAGTATTATCTTAAATCCTAAAGGTGATTTGAAATTTATATTTTCAAAAAGGATAACGGTATGAGTTAAAGGAAGATACATAACAATTAACAAGTGGAGATGTTGAAAATTTAATTCGGATCACCATATCAAAAAAAGAAAATTTTACGTATTAAAACAGATTAGCCGATTTCCTGTAAAACAAGAAACCGGCTATTTGCTTTTTTATAAGGTTGTTGTCTGTTAGTAGTAACAGTTACTAGTTTGGATTACTTTGTTTCTTTTGTGTATTAGGCTTAATTTCATCAGCAAACTCTATATTTGCCAAGTTTACTTTGGATGGAATAAATGTTCTTGTTTTATTTTGAAAACCTTGGAACGTATGTTTTGTAGGTCTCATCATACTTGAATTACGTGTTGCTAATAATCCCAAAATTGTTCCTAATCCTAGTAAAGAAGCCCAAATCCATCCTTTATTATTCTTCTTTTTATTTCCGAATAACTCAAACATTTGTTGAGTTATTTTTTTAGAATTGAAAAATGAAATCAAGAAGTTAAGAATATTCATTTTTGTCCCCCCTGTAAAAAAATCGTAAAAGAAACACTAGGTTCAATTTCACATAATTTATAATGCGATATTTTATAGAAATTTATGATGCCAACTTATACTAACAATTCTTGATTTTTAAACCGGAACCTCCTAATATTACCTAAGTGTTTTTTACTAAAATGCGCAAAATAGTTTTATAAAAAATCAAAAAGGAAATGAAAAGTTATGTATTATTAGATTGGAACTTTATGACTTCTTTTTTAATAATCGGTTATGTAATGTCGAAAAGGTGAGTAACGCAAGAATCGAACCTACTAAGACAAGTGACATATCCCATTGTGCATCCCATATATCGCCTTGCGTACCTAAAAAGTCTTTTGCTGCTTTTCCTCCCTTTGCTATTCTAAAAGCTAACCATTCGATGATTTCGTATAATGCAGCAATAGCAAGTGAAACACTTATACTAATCGTAACTAACCAAGAACCTTCGGTTAGTTGAGTTTTCCGTAATAATATTTCTCTTATCGCAATTGTAAAAAAAACTTTTATCAAATGTCCAAATCGATCGTAGTGATTTCGATTTAAATCAAAAGCATCTTTTATCCAATTAAAAAGTGGAACCTTTGAGTATGTGTAATGACCACCGATGAACATTATAATAGCTAGTATTGCAATAATGATATAAGAGAGAGTGGTAAAGCGAAACTTATTGTATATTGCAATTATAAAGATTAGACCGAGAACGGCGGGAATAGCTTCCGCTGCCCATGTCGAGTATCTGGCAGGCTTAATAACGGACCATATAAAAACTGTTGTAACAATTAATAATAAAAATAGATGAATCATTTTACTTTTGTCTCTTATCACCTTTTTCACTCCTATTGAAAGGCTTTCTACTTAAAGTATTTGAAAAATCGTAGTTTCGTATACAGAGTACTTAGAACTGTTTGCCTTAGTTCACACTTAAGAATAGCTTTTTTAATGAGGAAAGTGATCTTGCCTAGTAGATATTCACAGCATGATTCCCGTACCTAAACTTAACTATTATTTTTCAGTAAGAAATAACATTTACAGCCTTCGTAAACTGCTCTAAAAGGTGTAGCTCTATATCAATGTCAAGTTAAGAATGCCAAGGGAATATAGGGAAGTATGCTTTCTACAAATTTTTGTGTCTAAACTAAAAATGTACATAACCAGTAGGAGGAGCATTATCACGTTAACATGTTCGATTTGCAACTATATATTATTTATCTATTTATATCGAGCAGAATAATAAGAAAGGACATGCGCATTACATATTTCTCTTTCGTGAGGGCATTATATTTATATAAACATTTCAAAAACAAGGGGGAGCATTTGCATGAATTACAAAATGTTTAAGGCTATCAATCGTCTAGCTGGGCGTAATTCAACCATAGATACATTTATGATATTTATTTCACAAAAGACTCGATTCCTGTACATTTTTTTGTTAGCCTTAATGTGGTTTAGAAACAAATCTTACAAAAAAATTATTTTATTTGCAGGGGTATCAGTAGGATTTTCATTATGTATAAACCGTTTTATCCAGTTCTTTTATTTTAAACCTCGTCCGTTTGTTATACACCGTGTGCGTTTACTTATTCCATCAAAGAATAATTCTTCATTTCCTAGTAAACATACAGCCATAGCATTTGCCTTAGCAACCTCCGTCTTACTTCGTGAACGTTTATTTGGCTCAATCATGTGGCTTTTAGCAATTTTGACAGGGTTCTCACGTATCTGGTTAGGGCATCATTATCCATTTGATATCATAGGAAGTGCCTTCATAGGAATCTTAACCAGTATAGTTATTGGCAGTACTTCATATTTATTTAATTCTTTTGTTACCTGGATTATAAATGTATATAGAAAAATATTTTTTGTAGATTTGAAACATTCCTGACGATATCTTTGATAAATCGCAGTACATAATCTTTCACATTTTTTTACTAAAGTAACTTTTTCTTGAGATATGTTTTGGAATAAACTACAGACATTTAGTTAATCCCTTAATTATTAAATTTGATATAAAGGAAAAAATGTCGGGAATGATATAGCATATTCTTTTTTAGGCGGATGATAATAACATAAATATTTATTTGAAAGGAGCAATAATCACTTGAAGAAAAGAAAATATCTACTTGCTATCATGTCTACTATTTTATCTGTAGGTTTCTTGTGCGGTTGCAATGGCGTTGATGAGAATGAGCCAGATCCAACTGAAGAACCTTCTGAAGAAATTCAAGAAAAGAATAATCAATAACAGGTTAATATAAAGATTATTATTGGCTTACAGCGGATTCTTAAATATAGGAGAACGATATAGAGTAACCCAATAGAATAAAACAAGAAAAAATACCTCTTATACCTTATTTTATTAGATATGGTACAAGAGGTGTTTTCTGTTTATGGGTACATTTCAGAAATTTATAAAGTTACTTTTTATTTCCTAACAAAAGTCATTGTACTCATGCTACTCACCTTTTCGGAGTACTCATGCTAAGCATCTTGATTTTAAAACTAGCTCCCTGTTTACTTATTATTGAGTAATAAGAATACTTAAGTAGTTTGTAGTAAATATTATAACTGTTACAAATCAAAAGGAGGTCATTATAATGAACAAACAAAGAGCACAAGAGATTGCCGCTTCACCAGTCATGGCTAATGTAACGTATAATGGAGTTCCAATTTATATTCAAAATGTGGCTGAAAATAATGAAACAGCTAGAATATATCCTCTTAATGAACCTAATAATGAACAAGAAATTCCTTTATCCAACTTAATAGAACATTAATTAGTTACATGTTACTTCAATAAATAATTAATCAAACATACAAGCACCACTTACAATGGTGTTTGTATGTTTGATTAGTCTTATTTTCTATTTTCTGCTAGCTAATCAGATTACTAAGGATAAAAAATATTTTTGATTGGGGTCAAACACCTCTTTAATAAAGCAAAAAATACCAAAATTATGATGGGATTTACTAAATAAATGACTTGTTTAAATTAGTGATAACAATGTACCTCCAACGGAACCAGTAAAAATGTAAAAACAGGCATTGCTGATTTAAAGGCTAGAGTTTCCGTATTAGAACGTGAAGAACCTCAATATAAAGGGGTTTAAATAGACTGGAGGAAATTACTATGTCTCACCTACCCGAATGGACGCTTGTCATTCTCCGCTCTCTATTCATATTAATTGTTTTATTTACTATCACAAAATGTTTAGGAAAAAGGCAAATCTCTCAACTTTCCTTTTTCGAGTACATAGCTGGAATGACAATTGGTGGTATCGCCGCTCAAGTATCTACAGGGCTAGACCAAAAAATTTTCCATGGCGTCTTTGCCATACTTATTTTCGCTTCGGTACCTTTTTTCGTAGGAATTCTTTCCTTAAAAAACAAAGCCGCGAGAGATTTCTTTGAAGGTAAGTCTATAGTTTTAATAAAGGATGGCAAAATACTTGAGGATAATTTAAAGAAAGAAAAGTATACCAGTGATGAATTACTTGAACTTCTCAGAAGAAACGGAGCTTTTAGTATATCCGAAGTAGAATTTGCCGTCTTAGAACCAAGCGGAGAATTAAATGTATTATTAAAGAAAGAATCTCAACCACTAACAGCAAAAGATATTGGCTTGAAAGTACCAAATAAAAAGGAACCACAAACTATTATTATGGACGGAAATGTACTAGATGAACCTCTTTCAGCTAGTGGACATAACCGCGCTTGGTTACATTCAGAACTAGAAAAACTCGGTGTTGTCATTGAAAATGTCTTTCTCGGTCAAGTTGATTCATACGGACAACTTACTATCGACATTTATAATGATAAACTCCAAATGCATTCTCCTCAAAACAAACCTTTATTATTAGTATCTTTAAAAAAATGCCATGCTGATCTTGAACTATTTTCTTTAGAAACGAAATCAAAAACGGCAAGTGAAATGTATAGTAAAAATGCACAACAAATTGAAGCTATTTTAAACAAGGTAACTTACCTTCTAAAGGAATAAAAAAGGACGTTCTCACAAGCGTCCTTTTCTCAGAGTGTCGGAAAACCCTTTAGGATTTTCCAACATTCTGACATCTTTGTAGATTTTAGCAAATGAAAACAATAAATAATGATAGAAATTAGAAAAATAGCCTTTCACCTGCCGCTTTTTGGACTGGTGATTTTTGAATGATAGTCTTACATAAATTATGGGAGGGAATTAAAAATTTATTATTTATATAAATAGATGTTAAACGGTAAAAAAGAACCTAAATTCTTGACAGATAGAAAATAAGTTCTTTCTTTGTTAGTGGAGTTTTATTTAGTAGTGTGTTGGAGCACTATATAATATATGTATTTATAAGTAAGGGGTGTTTAATTTCCAAAATATATATCTTTAGAAAATAGAAAAAAGGTCAGTTGAAAACTGACCTTTTTTCTATTTTTTAAAGATAGCTAACGAACAGGTAATTTGGGATTTGGAGTATAGTAAGATGTTAATCATCTCATTGTTAATGTATGCAGGTAATACAAAATGGCTTGTACAATTGTTAAAATTAGTGAATTTTTTTTGGAAATTAGTAAATTGGATGTTTGATAGAGGAAGTAAGTCTAATCAATTAATTTATTTCTTTCATATTATATAATGCAAATAAATTTTTTAGGGAAAAGGGGGTATGTTAAATGTCTTTTGAACGTAGATGTGAATGTGATGTATGTAATAGAAATCGAAGAAGAAGACGTGAGGAAGTAAGAGAACAGAGAAATCTTGAAGGGCGAAGAAGATTAAATGGTTTACGAGAAGGTGACAGAATTACAGTTTTTTCAGGCGGAACTGCGATTGATGGAACAGGCGTCTTTATTCGTGTAGAGGATGGATTTCTTGTTTGGGTAGATGCTGCTGGAACTCTTAATGTGACAAGCCTAGATGTTATTAGTGTCCGACGTGTAAGTTAATAGCATTTTAAATAATGTAAATGTGTTGAATGCAATAGAAATTGAAGAAATAGGGACCATGAGGAGGTGGGCGAAGTGGGTAATAGAAGACTAGATGGTTTACGAGAAGGCGACAGAATTACAGTTTTTTCAGGCGGAGGTCCGATCGATGGAACAGGCGTCTTTATTCGTGTAGAGGATGGGTTTCTTATTTGGGTAGATGCTGCTGCGACTCTTAATGTGACAAGCCTAGATGTTATTAGTGTTCGGCGCGTAGTTTAATAGCATTTTAAATAATGTAAATGTGTTGAATGTAATAGAAACCGAAGAAATAGGGGCCATGAGGAGGTGAGCGAAGTGGGTAATAGAAGATTAGATGGTTTACGAGAAGGCGACAGAATTACAGTTTTTTCAGGCGGAACTGCGATTGATGGAACAGGCGTCTTTATTCGTGTAGAGGATGGATTTCTTATTTGGGTAGATGCTGCTGGGACTCTTAATGTGACAAGCTTAGATGTTATTAGTGTTCGACGCGTAGGTTAATAACACTTTAAATAAATATAAATAAAAGATAAGAGGGGAGGGCTCTTATCTTATTTTGTTTTTAGGAATTATTATGTTATATAGATTATATTAGGTATTTAAATACTTAAAAAGGGATTTATATAAAATAAATCCCTTTTTAAGATGATAAGAGAGGTAGGATATATTATATTTGTAAATTTTTAATTAGGTTTGTACATTTTTAATAATTTATTTGTTTTATGTAAAAGGTGCCAAGAAATACTTTGTAGTTTTATTTCTTGGCGTGGGTATTTATTTGGGTCATTTGGATGCCGACCTTACCATAGTATATGTCCGATATATGGAATGGTTTGTTATTTACGTTCAGTTCAGTAAATTTAGGAAAGAAAAAACACCTATTTTTGTAATAGGTGTTTTTTCTGCAAATTGGCTTATAAAATTAAAGGAAAGGTATTTCTATTCATTCATTTTTAATAATCATCTCTATGATCATGCTCATCATGTTCTTTACAATGCTTACGCTTGCAACAGAAACGATTACAATCAGGTGAATTTATAGAGATTACATTAATTTTATTAATTGCAATACGTGCCAATCCTGGGAAACAATCAAAGTCAGATAAAATGATTACGTTGTTTCCTTGAAAACCTTGGAATGTTGCACTTGTAGGTGGTTGGCAATCATATTGAAGAACAATACAAGTACCAGGAGTTAATGTTCTTAAGAATTGTAATAACTCTGGATTATTATTCACCTGTCTATTGTTTTCGTCTTTTCGGTGATGATCTCTATGATGATCTCTCCGATCATCACATCTATTGAAATCACAACCTCCATCAAACCCAAAACCCATCAAAATTACCCCCTTTCGTTCGTTAGTACATCTTATGCTCGTCTAGAAAGGATGGTGTGAGCATATGAGTCTAGTTAGGTGTGGATTTTTTATTTAAATATAAAACGTGTTTAATAGGGATCTTTTTTATGAATTATTTTTAAAACACCGTATTATAATAATTTGTTAATAAAAAGTTTTTACCAGCCTGTCTATTTCAATTATTACTTTTAAACATACTCTATTTTGACAACTAATAATAAGTTAATTGAATTGTATTGTTAGGTGTCAAAATTAGAAGTAAAGGTAAGTGATAGAGAATGGATAATAATGAAATTCTAACTCTGTTGCAAGCATTTCAATTGGTTGGGGCGAGAGTTGTATTATTTTTACCATCATTTCACGTAGAAGGCCTTATTACATAGATTGGAGAAAATTTTGTTATCCTTTGTCGTGATAATGGGGAAGGCTTTGAAGTAGAAAGTAATGCAAATGGTGGGGGTCTTGAAAATCCAAACCAAATTAGTGTTGCAATTAGTAGCATTTTAGTGGTAAGTGATGATCGAGGAGCATAATAAATTGAAAATTTTTTTACTATATAATACATACTTATTATAGGAGGGGGATAGATGTATCAGTTTTGTTTTAATTCTGATAATGGTAAACGAGAATTTAGATTATTTGATATAAATCCAATTCCTCTTATCACTCCATTTAAATCAAAAGGGTGTTTTGATACTTTATATAGGGGCATCTAACATTTGTGGATGCTCTTTTCATTTGCATTCAAAGAGTTGTTAAAAATACTATATTGAAAGGGCTATTCTACAGACTCCTTTTAGAGGAGCATGCATTAAATAAAGTTGGCTTGTACATATTTTGTTTGGAAGTGTATTATAATTTTGAATTGAACAGTCCGTGTCAGTTTTATTGATCCTCATTACAGAACTTTGCTGAAACAATCTTCACTTAATCCCCTAATGTTTCTAATCAATTAAGCTATCCCTGGAGTTAAAAGAGGGATAGCTTCGTTTTTAAGATTTAGTCCTACGCTAACATATCTATCGTTATGTGTACTACAAGAAGGGTAATTACACTCACGAAGATTAAGATTTTTAACGTCTTTATTTTGGTAAATGTAATTCGAACATAGCTGACTAAAAATAAACGTTTTTGATATAACTACATCTTTGCTTCCCATACCATTTTCTTTTT
Coding sequences within it:
- a CDS encoding C39 family peptidase codes for the protein MKRFLILYALSLILAGCSEKTPSLKKNELQVKQKDNKLTQNTTHSFPKSKPLQPSPTSSTKKNILDVPLISQKPELKYGCEVTSLAMVLQHAGIKVNKMDLANEIKKDSTPLSTNKSGDIIQWGDPKEGFVGDITGKNKGYAVHVQPLQELMERYLPNRTVNLTGKTFNTVLAQIKLGKPVVVWTTGDYRLPDRWESWKHDDKKITAPLDLHAVVIVGLEDKYIYINDPLTVKKGHKVSQDIFIQSWEALGKQALSYR
- a CDS encoding alpha/beta fold hydrolase; translation: MPKLDVEGCNLYYIAKGEGTPIIFIHPPTLTCENFEYQLEELSRNFKVIAFDVRGHGNSQSSSQPITYSLIAKDMKSLLDYLEIKKSFVCGYSTGSSVALEFLLTYSENSLGGILIGGMSEVRQGYLKNKISLGVQLAKARAISFLAFAISWGNSNTNKLFKKMFREARKGNAKNIEQYYRYSLQYNCTNQLKDIHLPMLLVYGENDKTFYSHANLLHEELPCNELRFITGAKHQIPTKAATELNQMIEQFVCTQSKVPKEVLKS
- a CDS encoding DUF2238 domain-containing protein; this encodes MIRDKSKMIHLFLLLIVTTVFIWSVIKPARYSTWAAEAIPAVLGLIFIIAIYNKFRFTTLSYIIIAILAIIMFIGGHYTYSKVPLFNWIKDAFDLNRNHYDRFGHLIKVFFTIAIREILLRKTQLTEGSWLVTISISVSLAIAALYEIIEWLAFRIAKGGKAAKDFLGTQGDIWDAQWDMSLVLVGSILALLTFSTLHNRLLKKKS
- a CDS encoding undecaprenyl-diphosphatase, whose protein sequence is MNYKMFKAINRLAGRNSTIDTFMIFISQKTRFLYIFLLALMWFRNKSYKKIILFAGVSVGFSLCINRFIQFFYFKPRPFVIHRVRLLIPSKNNSSFPSKHTAIAFALATSVLLRERLFGSIMWLLAILTGFSRIWLGHHYPFDIIGSAFIGILTSIVIGSTSYLFNSFVTWIINVYRKIFFVDLKHS
- a CDS encoding small acid-soluble spore protein H gives rise to the protein MNKQRAQEIAASPVMANVTYNGVPIYIQNVAENNETARIYPLNEPNNEQEIPLSNLIEH
- a CDS encoding DUF421 domain-containing protein produces the protein MSHLPEWTLVILRSLFILIVLFTITKCLGKRQISQLSFFEYIAGMTIGGIAAQVSTGLDQKIFHGVFAILIFASVPFFVGILSLKNKAARDFFEGKSIVLIKDGKILEDNLKKEKYTSDELLELLRRNGAFSISEVEFAVLEPSGELNVLLKKESQPLTAKDIGLKVPNKKEPQTIIMDGNVLDEPLSASGHNRAWLHSELEKLGVVIENVFLGQVDSYGQLTIDIYNDKLQMHSPQNKPLLLVSLKKCHADLELFSLETKSKTASEMYSKNAQQIEAILNKVTYLLKE